The nucleotide window AATAAACCATCAAGCGGGGATTACGGAGCTTTTAATACTTGGGGGCGAACAAATACCGCGATCATGGTCCGAAAACTCAAGCATCACGAGCAGAAGCTCCTCCGAAAGACAGACTTCATCACATACAAATCCGACAATGGCCATCGCGACAAGGCCGTCATGCGACGGTACATGATCCAGAAGCCCGAGGACTATCACAAGTATAACCGTCTTTGCGGCGTAAGTCTAAGTCACTTCTATCTCACGCGCAGATTCATTGTACTAACAATCGCAGTCTCTGCGCCAACTCGCTCATCGCCTTTCCCTCCTCCCTCCCGAGAACGCAACACGCCGCAAGCACGAAGaactcctcctcaacaagcttTACGACATGGGTGTCCTTTCTAGCGCCTCCAAGCTTTCTGCTGTCGAGAACAGCGTTACCGTCAGCGCCTTTGCGCGCCGTCGCTTGCCTGTGCTGATGACAAGACTGCGCATGGCTGAGACCGTGCAAGCGGCTACGAAGATGATTGAGCAGGGCCATGTGCGTGTGGGTACAGAAACAGTCACGGATCCTGCGTACTTGGTCACAAGAGGCATGGAGGACTTTGTAACATGGACTGTGGgcagcaagatcaagaggaACATCATGAAGTACCGCGACCAGCTGGACGATTTTGAATTGCTATGATGTGGCCATTTGGAATGGCAACAGGTGGAAAGTTGGAGGGGGAGAAGGAGGGAAATGCATGGGCAATTGGGAGTTTGGGCGTCTTTGTATGTGTTCTTCTTTGGAGGATTCCGTCATGATGATTCAAAAGTTTGAGAATGGCTCTATTTGCGATAATAGACTTTTGGTCAAATCTCGACGCAGCGTTCTTGTCGTATGGGAAGTAAAAGTGTGGCAGATGAAACGGGCAGCTCCTTTTCCTCCCCCCTTGGCTTTCAGATAATGTTCTCCGTGTTTCTGCCTTGACAACCCCTTGGATCAACCAAAATCTTACCTGGATGGCGTCATGAACGACATGAGGGCAAGTCCTGAGCCATTGTTTAGAGATCTTCTTAGACAAGAATAATTGTCTCGGGCAGCTCAAATCTCAAATAGAGGTTGGCCAAGATAGTTGGGTATAAGATAAACCAGGACCATAATTCTGTTTGGGAGAGACGTGTTTCCAGGATCGGCATCTGCAAAAGTACCTCCACACTCTGCAGAAACAATATCATGCTACACCACACAGTTGATATGCTAAGAACGATACAGTGACACTCATGATTGCTGTTGGGCGCCTTCGGCCCCGCTCGGCTCCGTATCCGGGAGGCGGAGAACTTACAAAACGAGCCGAGTCCCGTGTGGGCGTCTAAGTCAAAAGTCCCCCATCCTACTCTATATAAAGCAATTCTTCTTCCTTATATAGCACCCGCATACGCATGTTTCACGGTCTCCGTGCTTAGATCACTGTGACTCTTTGCGCATCATGGCAGTTCTTTCAAccctcaaggagctcatAGAGTGCCTCACTGGCCCCTATCTTTTCATGGGAATTGCTATGCGTTTCCTTCCCGGCACTCTTCTCGAGGTTATCAGAAACAAGGACTTCCGAACTTTGTTCTCGCCATCCCGCTTCAAGGATGTTTGGTTCGGCAACTTTTGGGCTTTCATCGGGCCGCAGGTAAAAGCCAACGCAGAGAGCCGTGTCATTCCATTACTCGAAGGTCGTGTGAGAAATGGCCGTATGGGAGACGAAGTTGTTGGAGAGCCCATTAACGGCGTTGTTCTTGAGATCGGTGCGGGGACCGGAATGTGGGCGGATGTGTTTGCCAAAGTCAACGTTGGAGTGAACAACCAAGGAGATGCTGATGGAGAATTGAGGCGAAGAAAAGGAGGCAACGGTTTGACTCGCGTGTATGGTATTGAGCCAAATCCCAAGTCTGCGGCAACTCTGCGACAACGAGTGAAGGATAttggccttgatgatattTATGAGGTTGTCCCAGTGGGCATTGAATCCCTCGACGATCCAGAAGCGTGGGATGGGCGCATTGAGCCAGAAAGTGTCGATTGCATCGTCACAATTTTGTGTCTCTGCAGTATTCCTGAGCCTgagaagaacatcaagcttctGTATCAGAGTCTCAAGAAAGGGGGTCGATGGTATGCCTATGAGCATGTGCGCATCAATGAGAACAGGGGGGTCCTCTTGCGTGCCTATCAATGTGAGTCAGTCATCCGGCCCAGAAAAGCAATTGCTGATAACGATAGGGGTTACTGGTCTTGTGTGGTCACAAGTCATGGGGTCGTGCCGCATTTGCCGATCAACAGGGAAATCGTTAAGAGAAGCCGGGCCATGGGAGAAGATTGACCTAGCACAGCCTGAAGGGGAGGCAAGATTTGGTATTCTTCCCCATGTTGTTGGAACATTAACCAAATAAGCGGGTGTCCATAGTATTTCACGACTACCGGAACCATGTCGCGGCTGGGAATCAAAATATGAGTTATACATTATGGGTATCAAATCGGTGCGCCAACGCCCGTCACagctcgtcatcatcatcgtcatctgaGAGGAATATCGAGGTTCTTATACTCGACCCCTGAGCCTCcgtcttgatcttcttctcacctTCCATCTTGGTGTCAACGGCCTCCATTTTTGTATTCTCTGTCTTCACCAAAGTATGTATGGTGTCATCCTTTTtgatgtcttcttctttcagGGTCAGCTTagcatccttcttctcatccttgacctcttctttggcatcGATGTCGTGCTTAGTGTCCACCTGAGCAGTATCTTTcatatcctcctccttgatgaTGCCTTCTTGTATAAGCTTCGCAGCTCTCCTCTTATAAAAAGTGTCTAGACAATTTCTCCTTGCCTCTTGACTCCAACTCTCCACAACAAGTGCAAAGTCTGTTGCATTCGTGAAGCCAAACTCTCTGGCCATTTCGCAGAAATGTCGGAGCATGACTTCTTCAGGGGGATTGTACATGTTGTGTAGGCCGTCCCCTTGTTCGTCATCACTCTCCGCGAAAAGGGCGCTCTGtccatcaacatctccagATGAGTATGTTGTCATGACGGCCCGTCGTGAGAGTTGTTCCTCGACTTTGGACGTTCCAATCACCTCATTATTGTCGTGTGTATACTCGACACCCGCAGAAGTGAGGATCGCTTGGATCGCGTCGCTCTTTGGCTTTTTAGCCTTTTTGGATTCGATCATTCGTTGCTGGTTCTCTGCTGTGAGCAGAGTGGCAAGTTGGCTCATACCaccatcttcagcatcagtTTCTTCATTCTTCACCATCGCAAGGTCCTCTCCATCTTTGGCCGCCTGCTCCATGTTGACATCCACAAGATGCACGCCCGCCTTTGCTTCGGCAATATTTGTCTTGTTCACAATTTCCTGCAATAAGCCACTATCGTTATGGTAGGTAAAGATGTTGGCAAGACCAAATATTTCACCCTTTCGATCAGTGTCCTGTTGGACACCCTTGAAGTAGCGACGTTCAGACGACGCAGTGTAGCCAATGTTTGCTTGCTGCTGTTTGTAAATCTGACGTGCGTACACAATCTCCTCGACTGTCCCGAGCGATATAAGGCGGAAAACCTCAACATCACGAGTTTGGCCGATACGATAGGC belongs to Fusarium oxysporum Fo47 chromosome V, complete sequence and includes:
- a CDS encoding S-adenosyl-L-methionine-dependent methyltransferase; translated protein: MAVLSTLKELIECLTGPYLFMGIAMRFLPGTLLEVIRNKDFRTLFSPSRFKDVWFGNFWAFIGPQVKANAESRVIPLLEGRVRNGRMGDEVVGEPINGVVLEIGAGTGMWADVFAKVNVGVNNQGDADGELRRRKGGNGLTRVYGIEPNPKSAATLRQRVKDIGLDDIYEVVPVGIESLDDPEAWDGRIEPESVDCIVTILCLCSIPEPEKNIKLLYQSLKKGGRWYAYEHVRINENRGVLLRAYQWVTGLVWSQVMGSCRICRSTGKSLREAGPWEKIDLAQPEGEARFGILPHVVGTLTK